In Rutidosis leptorrhynchoides isolate AG116_Rl617_1_P2 chromosome 2, CSIRO_AGI_Rlap_v1, whole genome shotgun sequence, one genomic interval encodes:
- the LOC139891109 gene encoding uncharacterized protein — protein sequence MGSSGFFSLCLIYSIVALTCGTLMMFYSHEVFAFSHGNEIAIKLLGSTPHDQLLINTSDSFSGLLLFAVGILLFMVAFVKDRDFQIFFAKGCVLLHIAMAIWRIYFESKLEELGRDWLRLVLGDFVLALSWVLFLVYGWREKYD from the coding sequence ATGGGATCATCAGGGTTTTTCTCATTATGTTTAATTTATTCCATAGTGGCTTTAACTTGTGGAACCCTAATGATGTTCTATAGCCATGAGGTGTTTGCATTCAGTCATGGAAATGAAATTGCAATTAAGTTATTGGGATCAACACCTCATGATCAGTTGTTGATTAACACCTCTGATTCCTTTTCTGGGTTGCTTTTATTTGCTGTTGGGATCTTGTTGTTCATGGTGGCATTTGTGAAAGATAGGGACTTTCAGATCTTTTTTGCTAAAGGGTGTGTTCTTCTTCACATTGCTATGGCAATTTGGAGGATTTACTTTGAGAGTAAGCTCGAAGAACTCGGTCGTGATTGGCTGAGGCTGGTTCTTGGTGATTTTGTTTTGGCACTTTCATGGGTGTTGTTTCTTGTGTATGGTTGGAGAGAAAAATATGATTAG
- the LOC139888041 gene encoding LOW QUALITY PROTEIN: tRNA ligase 1-like (The sequence of the model RefSeq protein was modified relative to this genomic sequence to represent the inferred CDS: substituted 2 bases at 2 genomic stop codons) translates to MWGPLATCHHPLQYWPARLLTSCCRSTPSLGPLVSPSRAPLRNALCIFILAQQGIQLFTTGRKVFFTTRAQKVNRAHKPLCISINERRYTYQKLLYSSTSSRSCKTSAFIRYDSLFTAIMLFDFCLYSINAFSVLLALKNALGLKNALGLLPVLRFLFDLYLNLNNKRRDHPDQTSIQKPVRIKMDGPSVNATTNGVSERKKSVVQTKSYGTMPAATSYAVKKPVDLSNLLKNFNVDNTTYATAKIRAAFYPKFENEKSDQEVRIRMIEKISKGLGTLENPDSHSSFVYIMILLLVPLRLTSGLXLAIFLNAXSYTAVGVFVLGRVFRQAWGTEAAQKQTEFNEFLEREHMNISMELVTAVLGDHGQRPREDYVVVTAVTELGNGKPKFYTTPEIIAFCRNWRLPTNHVWLFSTRNSVTSFFSAFDALYEEGTATSVCKVLDEVADISVPGSIDHIKMQGEILEGLVARLVSHESAKEMELVLKDYPSPVVQVYQDLGPGLREICAANKSDEKQQIKALLQHTGTSFCPDYVDWFGIEGDDVLSNNADKSIVNKFIQANPCDYSATKLKEIVCLMSEKSFRASCKCYHNYHKINSISSENLHIKMVIHVYSDSAFRQYQKEMRYKPDLWPLYRGFFVDVNLFKVSNGAEMNKTSYNVGNNHEDGDDTFTKNELADEDANLMIKLKFLPYMLRTFLIRNGLSTLFKDGQAAYKKYYLRQMKMWNTSSGKQKQLSKMLDEWAEYIKKKCRDKQLPSDIYLSEAEPFLEQYAKRSPENQALIGCAGGFVRTEDFLAVVEGGGDENGDFVETEKVLEPSSPCPDAVQKKEGLIVFFPGIPGCAKSALGREILGTPGGIEDDRPIHSLMGDHVKGKYWQKVAAERKKRPSIMLADKNAPNEEVWMLIEDMSRNTNALAVPIVPDSEGTDSNPFSLDALAVFIHRVLNRVNHPGKLDKSCPNVGYVLLMFYHLYHGKNRKEFESELIERFGSLVKMPLLKSERSPIPDSVKMVLEKGINLYRLHTNRHGRLESTKGTYVKDWVEWEKQLRKVLSKNAEYMISIQVPFEIAVKQVLEQLNRIMKGEYVTPTSKKRKFGPIVFAAIDVTDADVHNLLSIVSEKSPKVKKYLEKKKVKNNLKKEAHITLAHKRSHGVTAVADYGRFENQEVPVDITALLFSDQLAAFETRLGSIDDQKINCKIEWPHLTLWTAEGISAKEASTLPQLVLQRNATRIGIDPPFRITGVLHFH, encoded by the exons atgtggggTCCACTTGCTACTTGCCATCACCCGTTGCAGTATTGGCCGGCGCGCCTCTTGACCAGCTGTTGCCGGTCCACGCCATCGCTTGGCCCCCTCGTTTCCCCCTCACGTGCGCCACTTAGGAATGCCCTTTGTATATTTATTTTGGCCCAACAGGGAATTCAACTTTTCACAACGGGCCGAAAAGTGTTTTTTACAACCAGGGCTCAAAAAGTTAACAGAGCGCATAAACCCCTTTGCATATCTATAAATGAACGTCGGTATACTTATCAAAAACTTCTCTATTCATCAACTTCTTCTCGTTCTTGTAAAACCTCCGCCTTCATTCGCT ATGACAGTCTTTTTACTGCGATTATGCTGTTCGATTTTTGCTTATATTCAATCAATGCATTTAGTGTATTGCTAGCTTTAAAAAACGCATTAGGTTTGAAAAACGCATTAGGTCTTTTGCCTGTTTTAAGATTTTTGTTTGATttatatttgaatttgaataat AAAAGACGTGATCACCCAGATCAAACGTCGATTCAGAAGCCGGTCCGCATCAAGATGGATGGGCCATCTGTTAATGCTACCACTAACGGAGTTAGTGAACGTAAAAAGTCAGTCGTTCAAACGAAGTCTTACGGGACAATGCCAGCTGCAACATCTTATGCTGTAAAAAAACCTGTCGATTTGAGCAACTTGTTGAAGAATTTCAATGTAGATAACACTACATACGCCACTGCGAAAATAAGAGCCGCATTTTATCCCAAATTTGAAAACGAGAAGTCTGATCAAGAG GTTAGGATAAGGATGATAGAAAAGATATCGAAAGGCCTTGGCACGTTAGAG AATCCGGATAGTCATTCATCTTTTGTTTATATAATGATTTTATTACTAGTTCC GTTAAGGCTTACGAGCGGATTATAATTAGCTATTTTTTTGAATGCTTGAAGTTATACTGCGGTTGGGGTTTTCGTTCTTGGAAGAGTATTTCGTCAGGCATGGGGTACTGAAGCAGCCCAAAAGCAAACAGAGTTTAATGAATTTCTTGAG CGAGAGCACATGAACATATCAATGGAATTGGTGACTGCTGTTTTAGGAGACCATGGGCAACGACCTCGTGAAGATTACG ttgttgtgactgctgtcaCTGAGTTGGGAAATGGGAAGCCTAAGTTCTACACCACTCCAGAAATTATTGCGTTTTGCCGTAATTGGCGGTTGCCCACAAATCACGTTTGGCTGTTCTCAACAAG GAACTCGGTGACATCATTTTTTTCTGCTTTTGATGCACTATATGAGGAAGGCACAGCCACATCTGTATGTAAAGTTCTTGATGAGGTGGCAGATATCTCTGTTCCAG GATCGATAGATCATATAAAGATGCAGGGGGAGATTTTGGAGGGCCTTGTTGCACGTCTTGTAAGCCATGAGAGTGCTAAAGAGATGGAACTCGTTTTAAAAGATTATCCTTCACCAGTTGTGCAAG TCTATCAAGATTTGGGACCGGGCCTCCGGGAAATATGTGCAGCAAATAAATCTGATGAGAAACAG CAAATAAAGGCACTTCTTCAACACACCGGTACCTCATTCTGTCCTGATTATGTGGATTGGTTTGGAATTGAAGGTGATGATGTACTATCAAATAATGCTGATAAATCCATAGTTAACAAATTTATTCAAGCTAATCCGTGTGATTATTCTGCCACAAAGTTGAAG GAAATTGTTTGTTTGATGAGCGAAAAGAGTTTTCGTGCTTCTTGCAAGTGCTACCATAACTACCACAAAATCAATTCAATATCGAGCGAGAATCTTCACATTAAGATGGTGATCCACGTGTATAGTGATTCAGCCTTTCGGCAATATCAGAAAGAGATGAG GTACAAGCCAGACCTTTGGCCTCTATATCGAG GTTTCTTTGTTGATGTTAACTTGTTCAAGGTAAGTAACGGTGCAGAGATGAATAAAACTAGTTATAATGTCGGAAATAATCACGAAGATGGTGATGACACATTTACAAAAAATGAGTTAGCGGATGAAGATGCAAATCTAATGATCAAGCTGAAATTTCTCCCATATATG TTAAGAACGTTTTTAATTCGTAACGGGTTATCAACTCTATTTAAAGATGGTCAAGCTGCCTACAAGAAATACTACCTCAG GCAAATGAAAATGTGGAATACATCGTCAGGAAAGCAGAAGCAGCTCTCTAAGATGCTGGATGAATG GGCAGAGTACATAAAAAAGAAATGTCGAGACAAACAACTACCATCAGATATTTACTTGAGTGAAGCTGAGCCTTTCCTTGAACAATACGCGAAACGGAGTCCAGAAAATCAAGCTTTGATAGGATGTGCTGGGGGCTTTGTGAGAACTGAAGATTTCTTGGCCGTTGTTGAAGGAGGCGGAGATGAAAATGGTGACTTTGTTGAGACTGAAAAGGTTCTAGAACCTTCTAGCCCATGTCCAGATGCCGTTCAGAAAAAGGAAGGGCTCATAGTATTCTTTCCAG GAATACCTGGTTGTGCTAAGTCCGCATTAGGTAGGGAAATATTGGGCACTCCAGGTGGAATTGAGGATGACCGTCCAATTCACAGTCTAATGGGTGACCATGTAAAGG GGAAATATTGGCAAAAAGTTGCTGCTGAACGGAAAAAGAGACCTTCTATCATGCTTGCTGACAAAAATGCACCCAATGAAGAAGTTTGGATGCTG ATCGAGGACATGTCCCGTAATACTAATGCATTGGCTGTGCCGATTGTGCCTGACTCGGAAG GAACCGACTCAAATCCGTTCTCACTTGATGCATTAGCAGTTTTCATACATCGTGTACTTAACCGAGTTAACCATCCT GGAAAACTTGATAAATCTTGTCCGAATGTGGGATATGTGTTGCTAATGTTCTATCATTTGTACCATGGAAAG AACCGCAAAGAGTTTGAGAGTGAACTTATAGAGCGTTTTGGCTCACTTGTGAAGATGCCTCTTCTGAAATCTGAAAG GAGTCCGATACCTGATTCAGTGAAGATGGTATTGGAAAAGGGGATAAATCTATACAGGCTTCATACTAATAGGCATGGCAG ATTAGAGTCTACTAAAGGGACATACGTAAAAGATTGGGTTGAATGGGAAAAGCAACTGCgcaaagttctatccaaaaatgcAGAGTATATGATATCTATTCAG GTTCCTTTTGAAATCGCTGTTAAGCAAGTGTTGGAACAATTAAATCGAATAATGAAGGGAGAATATGTTACACCCACAagtaaaaagagaaagtttggacctATAGTTTTTGCTGCCATTGACGTTACTGATGCAGACGTTCATAATCTCCTTTCGATT GTGTCTGAGAAGAGCCCAAAGGTGAAAAAATACTTGGAAAAAAAGAAGGTAAAGAACAACCTAAAGAAGGAGGCCCACATCACTCTGGCTCACAAGAGAAGTCATGGTGTAACGGCTGTAGCCGATTATGGTCGATTCGAGAACCAAGAGGTCCCTGTGGATATAACTGCTCTATTATTCTCAGATCAACTAGCTGCTTTCGAAACCCGTCTCGGGTCCATAGATGACCAGAAAATAAACTGTAAAATCGAGTGGCCCCATCTGACATTATGGACTGCTGAAGGCATATCAGCTAAAGAAGCCAGTACACTACCCCAATTGGTTTTGCAGCGTAATGCTACTCGCATAGGGATTGACCCGCCCTTCCGGATTACTGGTGTTCTCCACTTCCATTGA